A portion of the Calothrix sp. 336/3 genome contains these proteins:
- a CDS encoding DUF362 domain-containing protein has translation MKVLPVTSVQVADTEEFIYQPPAKATNASRILVKPNLGYPVAPPVTVSINILKKVLQGLRQVSPNGEILIVEGVCSPVSLEEIAHRHGLYGILDEGMQLLDADKLPMSEYPNLSPSPVRYKSMFAPTMLQEVDCCITVGAFKKTNLKGKELISASLKNLYGLFPRSRYKARSSHSRGQLHRPSVPLILQDVYFSIGYLFAGAVVDGDLRFVSDDWRPDKGKTFPFGKIFFGDDILAVDRRACELAKETVPDYLDTIENLRQLSNI, from the coding sequence ATGAAAGTTTTACCTGTAACATCGGTTCAAGTAGCTGATACCGAAGAATTTATTTATCAACCTCCTGCAAAAGCAACAAATGCTAGTCGAATTTTAGTGAAACCGAATCTCGGCTATCCAGTAGCACCCCCGGTGACCGTGAGTATAAATATACTCAAAAAAGTTTTGCAAGGTTTACGTCAAGTAAGTCCAAATGGGGAAATTTTGATTGTTGAAGGTGTATGTTCACCTGTATCCCTGGAAGAAATTGCTCATCGCCATGGATTGTATGGGATTTTGGATGAGGGGATGCAACTGTTGGATGCGGATAAGTTACCTATGAGTGAATATCCCAACTTGTCACCCTCTCCAGTGCGCTACAAGTCAATGTTTGCACCGACGATGTTACAAGAGGTAGACTGCTGCATTACGGTGGGTGCATTCAAGAAAACTAACTTGAAGGGAAAAGAGTTAATTTCTGCTAGTTTGAAAAATCTCTATGGTTTATTTCCGCGATCGCGCTATAAAGCCAGAAGTTCCCACTCACGGGGGCAATTGCATCGCCCTTCTGTACCTCTAATTTTACAAGATGTATATTTCAGTATTGGATATTTATTTGCTGGTGCTGTGGTGGATGGTGATTTAAGATTTGTCAGTGATGATTGGCGACCTGATAAAGGCAAAACATTTCCTTTTGGGAAGATATTTTTTGGTGATGATATTTTGGCAGTTGATAGAAGAGCTTGTGAACTTGCCAAAGAAACAGTTCCAGATTATTTGGATACGATTGAAAATTTACGTCAATTATCCAACATTTAG
- a CDS encoding STAS domain-containing protein: MTLTSERQIILFKPQGRIDLQGGVALSQQMSEVVPQPDHLWLINLEEVDFMDSSGLVSLVNGLKVARQSGCRLVLCNVQAPVRLVLELTQLDSVFEIISTDEEVIGVSNLMAS, encoded by the coding sequence ATGACTCTTACATCCGAACGTCAAATAATTCTGTTTAAACCTCAAGGACGTATTGATTTACAAGGTGGAGTTGCTCTTAGTCAGCAGATGTCAGAGGTAGTACCTCAACCTGATCATCTGTGGTTAATCAATCTAGAAGAGGTAGATTTTATGGATAGCTCTGGGTTGGTTTCTTTAGTAAATGGTTTAAAAGTTGCGCGTCAAAGTGGTTGTCGCTTGGTTCTGTGTAATGTCCAAGCTCCGGTAAGATTAGTTCTGGAATTAACTCAGTTGGATTCTGTCTTTGAGATTATTTCCACTGATGAGGAGGTTATAGGGGTTAGTAATCTAATGGCTAGCTAA
- a CDS encoding Npun_F5560 family protein, whose translation MSQNDTSTIQALSTEVSKLRQELQLRDQLVQQLSQELFRLVKGNTNFTPQSEVSERHQSQLLALQEQLSAVEQQLSFYQEQITSRDTEIYQLRQTVQELTDRSRMLEQVVQELPQIYRRKFEERMAPVREKVATLQRENRQLQAELQSVSYRLALKTRTASHSGIDLPSFPRQGQPNISPQNA comes from the coding sequence GTGAGCCAAAATGACACCTCAACAATCCAAGCGCTCTCTACAGAAGTGTCGAAGCTGCGTCAAGAGCTGCAATTGCGAGATCAGTTAGTGCAACAGCTGTCTCAGGAATTATTTCGACTTGTTAAAGGTAATACCAACTTCACACCCCAAAGCGAGGTGTCAGAGCGCCACCAAAGCCAATTACTGGCATTACAAGAACAACTCAGCGCTGTAGAACAACAACTAAGTTTTTATCAAGAGCAAATCACCTCCCGTGACACAGAAATCTACCAGCTACGACAAACAGTTCAAGAACTCACCGATCGTAGTCGGATGCTAGAGCAAGTAGTACAAGAGTTACCACAAATCTATCGCCGCAAGTTTGAAGAACGAATGGCTCCAGTCAGAGAAAAAGTGGCAACCCTACAAAGAGAAAATCGTCAATTACAGGCAGAACTCCAAAGTGTCAGCTACCGTTTAGCTCTCAAAACCCGCACAGCATCCCACAGTGGTATTGATTTACCTAGTTTTCCTCGCCAGGGACAACCCAATATTTCCCCGCAGAATGCTTAA
- the rpsF gene encoding 30S ribosomal protein S6 gives MSIVYETMYILRPDLTDELVEQNVSKFENLLREQGGENIEIQNRGKRRLAYEIGKHRDGIYIQMNYSGAGSAIAPLERAMRLSEEVIRYLTIKQEVSAVKSEEVATV, from the coding sequence ATGTCAATTGTTTACGAAACCATGTATATCCTGCGTCCTGACCTCACAGACGAGCTAGTGGAGCAGAATGTTAGTAAGTTTGAAAATTTACTACGGGAGCAAGGTGGAGAAAACATCGAAATTCAAAACCGAGGCAAACGTCGTCTAGCTTACGAAATTGGTAAACATCGGGATGGTATTTACATTCAGATGAATTACAGTGGTGCCGGCAGTGCGATCGCGCCCTTAGAACGGGCAATGCGTTTGAGTGAAGAAGTAATTCGCTACCTCACCATCAAACAAGAAGTATCCGCAGTCAAATCAGAAGAAGTGGCTACAGTCTAA
- a CDS encoding fumarylacetoacetate hydrolase family protein, which yields MAQRYVRVQNQAGQIYYGLLQLDSTVQLLDAPPWLEGQGTNLILEAGEYQILAPCAPSKIVAVGKNYTDHAAEMGSEVPREPLLFFKPPTAVIASEEEICYPSQSQRVDYEGELALIIGDRAVDCTPREGQTKIWGYTIANDVTARDLQKTDNQWTRAKGFDTFCPLGPWIVRELSPGAKLQTFLNDDINPVQSCSIDQMVFPPDFLVSYISQVMTLLPGDVILTGTPVGIGALQVGDRIRVEIEGIGRLENSVIARQPMAKKD from the coding sequence ATGGCACAGCGCTACGTGCGGGTTCAAAATCAAGCTGGACAAATTTATTATGGGTTACTTCAGCTTGATTCTACGGTGCAGTTACTTGATGCACCACCATGGTTAGAAGGTCAGGGAACGAATTTAATTTTAGAAGCGGGAGAATATCAAATTTTGGCTCCTTGCGCTCCTTCTAAAATTGTGGCAGTGGGGAAGAATTATACTGATCACGCTGCGGAAATGGGTTCCGAAGTACCTCGTGAACCATTGCTTTTTTTTAAACCACCAACGGCAGTTATTGCCTCAGAAGAGGAAATTTGTTATCCCTCACAATCCCAAAGAGTAGATTATGAAGGAGAATTAGCACTAATTATTGGCGATCGCGCGGTGGATTGTACACCAAGAGAAGGGCAAACGAAAATTTGGGGTTACACCATTGCCAATGATGTGACAGCTAGAGACTTGCAAAAAACCGATAATCAATGGACTCGTGCCAAAGGATTTGATACTTTTTGTCCTCTCGGTCCTTGGATAGTGCGAGAATTGAGTCCAGGGGCAAAATTACAAACGTTCCTAAATGACGATATAAATCCTGTACAGTCTTGTTCTATAGACCAAATGGTATTCCCCCCGGATTTTCTTGTCTCCTATATCAGCCAGGTAATGACACTATTGCCCGGTGACGTGATTTTAACTGGTACACCCGTAGGAATTGGTGCTTTACAAGTTGGCGATCGCATCCGTGTAGAAATTGAAGGTATTGGTCGCTTAGAAAACTCCGTAATTGCCCGTCAACCCATGGCAAAAAAGGATTAA
- a CDS encoding Tic20 family protein: MSWRGSSTFSDRIFACLPYLLPIVEVFMYGRFLLTQFPVLQVIFLPLMPLLTVYYGVRYAGLIIFFLLFIFVIRNEKISHFVRFNTMQAILLDIVIFLFGVLTDLVGLVPAGNFAIQTLSTTIFLGILGAAIYSVVQSLLGRYAEIPAISDAVYMQLPR; the protein is encoded by the coding sequence ATGTCTTGGCGTGGATCTTCAACCTTTAGTGACAGAATTTTTGCTTGCTTACCCTATTTGCTGCCGATAGTTGAGGTTTTCATGTATGGCAGGTTCTTACTTACCCAGTTTCCTGTTTTACAAGTCATCTTTTTACCCTTAATGCCATTGTTAACCGTATATTACGGTGTACGTTATGCTGGGCTGATTATTTTCTTTCTTTTGTTTATCTTTGTAATCAGGAATGAGAAAATCAGCCATTTTGTGCGATTTAATACTATGCAGGCAATTCTGCTAGATATTGTGATTTTCCTCTTTGGTGTGTTGACTGATTTAGTGGGTTTGGTTCCTGCGGGTAATTTTGCAATTCAAACCCTATCGACAACTATCTTTTTAGGGATACTTGGAGCAGCAATTTATTCTGTAGTGCAGTCTTTGTTGGGACGTTATGCAGAAATCCCGGCAATTTCCGATGCGGTGTATATGCAGCTGCCGAGATAA
- the glyA gene encoding serine hydroxymethyltransferase, producing the protein MTLTNSDFLVSSDPSVAELINHELQRQRDHLELIASENFTSAAVLAAQGSVLTNKYAEGLPGKRYYGGCEFIDKIEQIAIDRAKQLFGAAHANVQPHSGAQANFAVFLSLLQPGDKIMGMDLSHGGHLTHGSPVNVSGKWFQVSHYGVSPETEQLDYDLIRELALRERPKLMICGYSAYSRIIDFAKFRSIADEVGAFLLADIAHIAGLVATGLHPNPISFCDVVTTTTHKTLRGPRGGLILTRDQELGKKLDKAVFPGNQGGPLEHVIAAKAVAFGEALKPEFKTYSAQVIENARALASQLQSRGLKLVSNGTDNHVMLVDLRSIGMTGKLADQLVSGVNITANKNTVPFDPESPFVTSGLRLGSPAMTTRGLGVAEFTEIGNIIADRLLNPESESVAADCRQRVAALCDRFPLYPHITIPVPALA; encoded by the coding sequence GTGACTCTCACGAACTCAGATTTTCTTGTTTCCTCCGATCCCAGTGTTGCCGAGTTAATCAATCACGAACTGCAACGTCAACGGGATCACCTAGAGTTAATCGCTAGTGAAAACTTTACCTCTGCGGCGGTACTAGCAGCCCAGGGTTCTGTGCTTACGAATAAGTACGCAGAAGGACTACCAGGTAAGCGTTACTACGGTGGTTGTGAGTTTATTGACAAAATTGAACAAATTGCCATTGACAGAGCTAAACAGCTATTTGGTGCGGCTCATGCCAATGTCCAGCCTCACTCTGGTGCTCAAGCTAATTTTGCGGTGTTTCTCTCCTTACTGCAACCAGGAGATAAAATCATGGGGATGGACTTGTCCCATGGTGGACACCTCACCCATGGTTCCCCTGTCAACGTTTCCGGTAAGTGGTTCCAAGTGTCTCACTATGGGGTGAGTCCGGAAACCGAGCAGTTAGATTATGACCTAATTCGTGAGCTGGCGCTAAGGGAGCGCCCTAAGCTGATGATTTGTGGTTATTCTGCATACTCTCGCATCATTGACTTTGCTAAATTCCGTAGTATTGCTGATGAAGTAGGTGCTTTCTTACTTGCGGATATTGCCCATATTGCTGGTTTAGTTGCCACAGGATTACATCCGAATCCCATTTCTTTCTGTGATGTGGTGACAACTACCACCCATAAAACCTTGAGAGGTCCCCGTGGTGGTTTGATTCTTACCCGTGATCAGGAATTGGGTAAAAAACTAGACAAAGCTGTATTCCCTGGAAACCAGGGAGGTCCCTTAGAGCATGTGATTGCAGCTAAAGCAGTGGCTTTTGGAGAAGCGCTGAAACCAGAATTTAAAACCTATTCTGCCCAGGTAATTGAAAATGCTCGCGCTTTGGCAAGTCAGTTACAAAGTCGTGGGTTGAAGTTAGTATCTAATGGTACTGATAACCATGTGATGCTCGTTGATTTACGTAGTATCGGGATGACTGGGAAACTGGCAGACCAACTGGTAAGCGGCGTAAATATCACTGCGAATAAGAATACTGTGCCCTTTGACCCGGAATCACCTTTTGTGACTAGTGGTTTGCGTTTAGGTTCTCCAGCTATGACTACTAGGGGTTTAGGAGTTGCAGAGTTTACCGAGATTGGGAATATTATCGCCGATCGCCTGTTGAATCCAGAGTCAGAGTCAGTGGCTGCTGATTGTCGTCAACGGGTAGCTGCGTTGTGCGATCGCTTCCCCCTATATCCCCATATCACAATTCCTGTACCAGCTTTAGCCTAA